One window of the Solanum stenotomum isolate F172 chromosome 11, ASM1918654v1, whole genome shotgun sequence genome contains the following:
- the LOC125844292 gene encoding xyloglucan endotransglucosylase/hydrolase protein 31-like, which yields MEFLLSLLLFFLFNSRLINAQGPPSPGYYPSSRVQSLGFNQGFRNLWGPQHQSLDQSTLTIWLDKNSGGSGFKSLKNYRSGYFGTYIKLQPGFTAGIITSFYLSNNQDYPGNHDEIDIEFLGTTPNKPYTLQTNVYIRGSGDGNIIGREMKFHLWFDPTKDYHNYAILWDPNEIIFFVDDVPIRRYPKKNDATFPQRPMYVYGSIWDASSWATEEGRIKADYQYQPFVGKYSNNFKLAGCAAYENPSCRRAPSSSPSGGGGLSRQQIEAMLWVHRNYKVYDYCRDPRRDHTHTPEC from the exons ATGgaatttcttctttctttacttctatttttcttattcaattcaagattaatCAATGCTCAAGGCCCCCCTTCACCTGGATACTATCCTAGTTCTAGGGTACAATCTTTAGGATTTAACCAAGGTTTCAGGAACCTTTGGGGTCCTCAACATCAATCATTGGACCAAAGTACCTTAACTATATGGCTTGATAAAAATTCAG GAGGAAGTGGTTTTAAATCTCTAAAAAATTATCGTTCTGGTTATTTTGGGACTTATATTAAGCTACAGCCTGGTTTTACTGCTGGAATTATTACTTCTTTTTAT cttTCAAATAATCAAGATTATCCAGGGAACCATGATGAAATTGATATTGAATTTCTTGGAACAACACCAAACAAGCCATATACTTTACAAACAAATGTGTATATAAGAGGAAGTGGAGATGGAAATATTATTGGAAGAGAAATGAAATTTCATCTTTGGTTTGATCCAACAAAAGATTATCACAATTATGCAATCCTTTGGGACCCCAATGAGATCAT ATTTTTTGTCGATGATGTCCCAATTAGAAGATACCCTAAGAAAAATGATGCAACATTTCCACAAAGACCTATGTATGTATATGGTTCAATTTGGGATGCATCATCATGGGCAACGGAGGAAGGACGAATTAAAGCCGATTATCAATATCAACCGTTCGTTGGAAAATACAGTAATAATTTCAAGCTCGCGGGTTGTGCGGCCTACGAGAACCCCTCTTGTCGTCGAGCGCCTTCTAGTTCTCCTTCAGGGGGTGGAGGGCTCAGTAGACAACAAATAGAGGCTATGTTGTGGGTGCATAGGAACTATAAGGTGTACGATTATTGTAGGGACCCTAGAAGGGACCATACTCACACACCTGAGTGTTAG